The nucleotide sequence CGACGAAGGGGGCGAACCATTCGGGCGGGGACTGTCCGGGTATCTCGCCCGGCTCGCCCTCGACTCCAAGGAGGCGGACGGCGACGCCGGCGATGGGGTCACGCTCATGACCCTGCACGGCGCCAAGGGACTGGAGTGGCGCTGCGTCTTTCTCTGCGGAATGGAGGAGGGCCTTCTGCCCCATTCGGGCCGCGGCTTCGACGATACGAGCGGCGAACCGCAGGCCGACGGCGCTCCGAACCTCGAGGAGGAGAGGCGGCTCTGCTACGTGGGAATGACGCGTGCGCGGGAGCGCCTCATCCTCACCCGCGCCGCGCTGCGGATGAAGCGGGGCAAGGCGATCCCACGAACGCCGTCGCGCTTCCTCGGCGACATTCCGGAGGATCTCGTCGACGCCATCGATCTCTCCGGCCCGCAGCCTTCGGCGCCGAAGGACGTCCAGCAGGCCAAGGCGAGAACCTTCTTCGCCTCGATGAACGACCTGCTCGGGGAATCCGCGCCTGCCGGGCAGGCGCCCGCCGCCGATGGAAGAGCGCGCCGGTAGCATCTGTTGACACCCCTGGTCGAATCGCGTATCTACCGCCGCCCCTCAGCGGCCTGCCGCAGGGGGTTTTCTGTTCTCGGAGCTTCTTCAGATGAAGACGGTGATGGGCAGCAAGAAGACCGTCCAGCGCAACTGGGTGGTCATCGACGTGAAGGACAAGGTGCTGGGGCGCGCCGCGACGACCATCGCGAGCGTGCTGCGCGGCAAGCACAAGCCGATCTTCACGCCGCACGCCGACTGCGGCGACTTCGTCGTCGTGATCAACGCCGAGAAGGTCCGCCTCACCGGCAGGAAGTGGCAGGACAAGAAGTACATCCACCACACCATGTTTCCCGGCGGCCTGGTCGAGTTCTCCGCGGAGCAGGCCCTGGAGCGCCGCCCCACCCGCCTCGTCGAGGACGCCGTGCGCCGCATGCTGCCGCGCACCGCGCTCGGGCGCGCGCTGATGAAGAAGCTGAAGGTATACGCCGGCGACAAGCACCCGCATGCCGCCCAGAAGCCCGCCGCGATGGAAGCGGCGAACGCGTAAAGGATCCGAGAGAGATGGCCAAGGAGCTGATCGTTTCCGCCACGGGGCGCCGCAAGGAGTCGATCGCGCGCGTCCGCATGAAGCCGGGCTCGGGCGAGTTCGTCGTCAACGACCGCACGCTCGACGAGTACTTCGGTCGCGAGACCAGCAAGATGATCCTCAAGCAGCCTCTCGACGTGGTCGAGCAGGCCGGCAAGGTGGACATCGCCGTCACCGTCTGCGGCGGAGGGCTGTCGGGACAGGCGGGCGCCATCCGGCACGGGATCAGCCGGGCGCTGACGAAGCTCAACCCGGAGTTCCGGCCGCCGCTGAAGAAGGCGGGCTTCCTCACGCGGGATGCGCGCGCGGTGGAGCGGAAGAAGTACGGACGCCCCGGAGCGCGCAAGCGGTTCCAGTTCTCGAAGCGCTAGCGAGACGCTCTGCCTGATTCGTGGCGGCCCTGCTCTCCGGAGCGGGGCCGCGGC is from Deltaproteobacteria bacterium and encodes:
- the rpsI gene encoding 30S ribosomal protein S9, producing the protein MAKELIVSATGRRKESIARVRMKPGSGEFVVNDRTLDEYFGRETSKMILKQPLDVVEQAGKVDIAVTVCGGGLSGQAGAIRHGISRALTKLNPEFRPPLKKAGFLTRDARAVERKKYGRPGARKRFQFSKR
- the rplM gene encoding 50S ribosomal protein L13, which codes for MKTVMGSKKTVQRNWVVIDVKDKVLGRAATTIASVLRGKHKPIFTPHADCGDFVVVINAEKVRLTGRKWQDKKYIHHTMFPGGLVEFSAEQALERRPTRLVEDAVRRMLPRTALGRALMKKLKVYAGDKHPHAAQKPAAMEAANA